The Carnobacterium divergens genome includes a window with the following:
- a CDS encoding Ig-like domain-containing protein: protein SNGNWTAVKEGTTVITVTTSNGKTAFVFVTVKANGIPVESITVEPKELNQLVGDTGKLAITFQPSNATDKSLNFVSNDPSIMTIDSNGNWTAMKEGSTVITVTTSNGKLVTVLVTVKEVVKNGVHVLYEDYPVTTGYFDPKGNGYENTGFDHDFGALEPYRGLGPDHYRITKVGYIQIKEDGQYGFLIELKGNDAGYVGINDKQIINYDPKIGGNKDNPYQFFKKGDVIKVEIKHFHRDPSASAPFKLKWTTPSNPYSPKSIDVSEIMQTPN from the coding sequence AGTAATGGTAACTGGACAGCAGTGAAAGAAGGAACGACAGTAATTACCGTTACGACTTCAAACGGCAAGACAGCCTTTGTCTTTGTAACCGTAAAAGCCAATGGAATTCCTGTAGAAAGCATCACAGTAGAACCAAAAGAACTGAATCAACTTGTAGGAGACACTGGGAAATTAGCCATTACATTCCAACCAAGCAACGCAACAGACAAGAGCTTGAATTTTGTAAGTAATGATCCAAGTATCATGACGATTGATAGTAATGGTAACTGGACCGCTATGAAAGAAGGCTCGACAGTTATCACAGTCACAACTTCAAACGGAAAACTAGTGACAGTTCTTGTTACTGTAAAAGAAGTAGTTAAAAATGGAGTCCATGTACTTTATGAAGATTATCCGGTTACTACTGGGTATTTTGATCCAAAAGGAAACGGATATGAAAATACTGGATTCGATCATGATTTCGGTGCATTAGAGCCGTATCGTGGTTTAGGACCAGATCATTATAGAATTACAAAAGTAGGATATATTCAAATTAAAGAAGATGGACAGTACGGTTTCCTAATTGAATTAAAAGGAAATGATGCTGGTTATGTTGGGATTAATGATAAACAAATTATCAATTATGATCCTAAAATTGGTGGCAATAAAGATAATCCATACCAATTCTTTAAAAAAGGCGATGTGATAAAAGTTGAAATTAAACATTTCCACAGAGATCCATCAGCATCTGCTCCATTTAAGTTGAAATGGACTACGCCAAGTAATCCGTATTCACCAAAATCGATAGATGTATCTGAAATCATGCAAACACCGAATTAA
- a CDS encoding Crp/Fnr family transcriptional regulator: protein MDIKKALYLEQDATYKYHQMKLYKPGDVYQYENDEEEKIVFLDEGAALIQAQGKESDWVSHDLVTPKYIISLENMMTNVYIPSYLMYRVKFVETSRMYIVDRDYFLNHLYLNPLDFQEFFESLAIKYINKTRMISVSNESPVTKIANSLFAIIYTLHPNQQVKSYQLPSYITQKFISEYSSTGKARTSEALKELERIGIVQKKKPLKIDVERLNRFITNEH from the coding sequence ATGGATATAAAAAAAGCCTTATATTTAGAGCAAGATGCAACGTATAAATATCATCAAATGAAACTCTACAAACCTGGAGACGTTTATCAGTATGAAAACGATGAAGAAGAAAAAATTGTTTTTTTAGATGAAGGAGCAGCTTTGATACAAGCGCAAGGAAAAGAGTCTGATTGGGTTAGTCACGATTTAGTAACGCCTAAATATATTATTTCATTAGAAAATATGATGACGAATGTCTATATACCTAGCTATTTGATGTATCGAGTGAAATTTGTAGAAACTAGTAGAATGTATATTGTAGATCGAGATTACTTTTTAAACCATTTATATTTAAACCCACTTGATTTTCAAGAATTTTTTGAGAGCTTAGCGATAAAGTACATTAACAAGACACGGATGATTTCAGTAAGCAATGAAAGTCCTGTAACTAAAATCGCTAATTCGTTATTTGCGATTATTTATACACTACATCCGAATCAACAAGTTAAGTCGTACCAATTGCCAAGTTACATTACCCAAAAATTTATTTCTGAATATAGTTCAACCGGAAAAGCTAGGACTTCGGAAGCTCTAAAAGAGTTGGAGCGGATTGGAATCGTCCAGAAAAAAAAGCCTTTAAAAATAGATGTTGAACGCTTAAATCGATTTATTACAAATGAACATTAA
- the kdpA gene encoding potassium-transporting ATPase subunit KdpA has product MKIEFVYQLLFLVVLVGLGIPLGKYCYKVMTSQKVWMDRLIQPIEKMVYRFIGPSSQKEMNGKTYALSVISFSVLGFIAVFLLMLMQGILPMNPERFSGTTVSLAFNTALSFVTNTNWQAYAGETTLSPFTQMMGLTVQNFVSAAVGISVLFVLLRGFMRKSQKTIGNFWQDLTKATLYLLVPLSTVIAILLISQGVVQTFSGGIDYFSLETGSKGLIPLGLAASQIAIKQLGTNGGGYFGANSAFPLENPTIFSNLVENIAILLIPVALIFAFGYFVKEHKQGRTIFIVSMVLLVLALIGVMLSEYYTSPQFADVVASGNLEGKETRFGVGWSALWAVSTTAASNGSVNSMLDSFTPFGGMIPMFLMQLGEIVFGGVGSGLYGMIAFVILTVFIAGLLVGRTPEYLGKKIEPFDMKMVCLVILTPPLLTLLGTMSFVLLPSAMSQLTNSGAHGFSEILYAFSSLANNNGSAFAGLTADTTFLNTVGGVIMLLVRFIPMVAIIFLGGNLAKKKMVAVSDGTLSTTNGTFVGMLLGVIFLVGALSFLPAIALGPIADFFTTR; this is encoded by the coding sequence ATGAAAATCGAGTTCGTATATCAATTGCTATTTTTAGTAGTTTTAGTTGGCTTAGGAATACCGTTAGGAAAATACTGTTATAAAGTGATGACCTCACAAAAGGTTTGGATGGATCGGCTGATTCAGCCAATTGAAAAAATGGTGTATCGCTTTATTGGACCAAGTAGTCAAAAAGAAATGAATGGAAAAACTTACGCACTATCAGTGATTAGTTTTAGTGTTTTAGGATTTATTGCCGTATTTTTACTAATGTTAATGCAAGGGATATTGCCAATGAATCCAGAGAGATTTTCTGGAACGACAGTGAGCTTGGCGTTTAACACGGCGTTAAGTTTTGTGACAAATACAAACTGGCAAGCATATGCTGGAGAAACAACATTATCACCTTTCACACAAATGATGGGCTTGACTGTCCAAAACTTTGTATCGGCTGCTGTTGGAATCTCGGTATTGTTTGTTCTTTTAAGAGGGTTTATGAGGAAATCTCAAAAAACGATTGGGAACTTTTGGCAAGATTTAACGAAAGCAACCTTGTATCTTTTAGTGCCACTGTCAACTGTGATTGCGATTTTATTGATTTCTCAAGGAGTCGTTCAAACATTTAGTGGAGGAATCGATTATTTTTCTTTAGAAACAGGAAGTAAAGGATTGATTCCATTAGGTCTAGCGGCTAGTCAAATCGCCATTAAACAATTAGGAACAAATGGCGGAGGCTACTTTGGAGCTAACTCTGCATTTCCGTTAGAAAACCCAACCATTTTTAGTAACTTGGTTGAAAATATCGCCATTCTCTTGATACCAGTAGCATTGATTTTTGCTTTTGGTTACTTCGTTAAAGAACATAAGCAAGGTCGCACCATTTTTATTGTATCAATGGTTTTATTGGTTTTAGCGTTGATTGGTGTGATGTTGAGTGAATATTATACAAGTCCTCAATTTGCCGATGTTGTGGCAAGTGGAAATTTGGAAGGAAAAGAAACTCGCTTTGGCGTTGGCTGGTCTGCACTTTGGGCTGTCAGTACTACCGCAGCATCCAATGGGTCGGTTAACAGCATGCTAGATAGCTTCACACCCTTTGGAGGAATGATCCCGATGTTCTTGATGCAGTTGGGAGAAATTGTGTTTGGTGGCGTCGGCAGTGGGCTATACGGTATGATCGCCTTCGTCATTTTGACTGTTTTTATTGCAGGCTTATTAGTTGGAAGGACGCCAGAATATTTAGGGAAAAAAATTGAACCTTTTGATATGAAAATGGTCTGTCTTGTTATTTTAACGCCACCGTTATTGACATTATTAGGTACGATGAGCTTTGTTTTATTGCCATCGGCCATGAGTCAATTAACCAATTCAGGAGCCCACGGCTTTTCAGAAATTCTCTATGCCTTTTCTTCATTGGCAAACAATAATGGGAGTGCCTTTGCTGGGTTAACTGCAGACACAACGTTCTTGAATACGGTTGGCGGAGTCATTATGTTGCTTGTTCGCTTTATCCCGATGGTAGCCATTATTTTCTTAGGTGGAAACTTAGCGAAGAAAAAAATGGTTGCTGTCAGTGATGGAACGCTATCAACAACTAATGGGACCTTTGTTGGGATGTTATTAGGCGTTATTTTCTTAGTGGGTGCATTAAGTTTCTTGCCAGCCATAGCATTAGGCCCAATTGCGGACTTTTTTACCACACGATAA
- the kdpB gene encoding potassium-transporting ATPase subunit KdpB, with product MKEEQSQKDILKDAFKQSFVKLSPKIQLQNPVMFVVYLGAVLTTILYFLSYFGIQDSASWFILAIALILWVTILFANFAEAIAEGRGRAQAGSLKSARKEVFAKKIKSIKDTTHYEEVSSVNLKRGDLVYVVAGDQIPMDGDVVDGAASVDESAITGESAPVIRESGGDRSAVTGGTTIVSDELVIKVTAESGESFLDKMIAMVEGSSRKKTPNEISLQILLITLTLIFLVVSATLLPYSSFSSQLAGNGTALSLTTIIALLVCLAPTTIGALLSSIGIAGMSRLNKANVLAMSGRAIEAAGDVDILMLDKTGTITLGNRKASEFLPVEGISERDLADAAQLSSLADETAEGRSIVVLAKEKFDIRARNFKELEANFIDFSAKTRMSGIDYQEVEIRKGAADAIKKYVQEKGSTYPVECDEIVERIANLGGTPLVVAKNNQVLGVIYLKDIVKSGVKERFEDLRRMGIKTIMITGDNPMTAAAISAEAGVDDFLAEATPEAKLELIRSYQEAGHLVAMTGDGTNDAPALAQADVAVAMNTGTQAAKEAGNMIDLDSSPTKLIDVVRIGKQLLMTRGALTTFSIANDVAKYFAIIPVLFFGIYPQLDRLNLMHLTSPTSAILAAILYNALIIVALIPLSLKGVQYKELPASKILRHNLFVYGLGGLIAPFVAIKLLDMLLTVMGLV from the coding sequence ATGAAGGAAGAACAATCTCAAAAAGACATTCTAAAAGATGCGTTTAAACAATCTTTTGTTAAATTATCGCCTAAAATTCAATTGCAAAATCCAGTGATGTTTGTGGTGTATTTAGGGGCGGTACTCACTACTATTCTCTATTTTTTATCTTACTTTGGCATACAAGATAGTGCATCTTGGTTTATTTTAGCGATTGCGCTTATTTTATGGGTAACGATTTTATTTGCGAATTTTGCAGAAGCGATTGCAGAAGGGCGTGGACGAGCTCAAGCAGGTAGTCTGAAAAGTGCGAGAAAAGAAGTATTTGCTAAAAAAATCAAATCCATCAAAGATACAACTCATTACGAAGAAGTTAGTTCGGTGAATTTGAAACGTGGAGATTTAGTTTACGTTGTTGCAGGAGATCAAATTCCAATGGATGGGGATGTGGTAGATGGCGCAGCATCAGTAGATGAAAGTGCCATTACAGGTGAATCTGCTCCTGTAATTAGAGAATCAGGTGGGGATAGAAGTGCTGTCACAGGTGGCACGACGATTGTTTCAGATGAGCTAGTCATTAAGGTAACAGCTGAAAGTGGCGAAAGTTTTTTAGATAAGATGATTGCCATGGTAGAAGGCTCATCTCGTAAGAAAACACCCAATGAAATTTCATTGCAGATTTTATTGATTACATTGACCCTAATTTTTCTAGTCGTTTCAGCGACATTATTGCCTTATTCAAGTTTTTCAAGTCAATTAGCAGGAAACGGAACGGCGTTGTCTTTAACCACCATTATTGCTTTATTAGTATGTTTAGCACCAACGACGATTGGCGCGTTGCTCTCTTCAATTGGGATTGCTGGAATGAGTCGTTTAAATAAAGCAAACGTATTGGCGATGAGTGGACGTGCGATTGAAGCAGCTGGCGATGTGGATATTTTAATGCTAGATAAAACCGGAACAATCACATTAGGAAATCGTAAAGCAAGTGAATTTTTACCAGTAGAAGGTATTTCAGAACGGGACTTAGCTGACGCTGCTCAATTGTCTTCTTTAGCAGATGAAACTGCTGAAGGACGAAGCATTGTTGTCTTGGCAAAAGAAAAATTTGATATTCGAGCGCGTAACTTTAAAGAACTAGAAGCAAACTTTATTGATTTTTCAGCTAAAACAAGAATGAGCGGGATTGATTATCAAGAAGTTGAAATCAGAAAAGGTGCGGCTGATGCCATTAAAAAATACGTGCAAGAAAAAGGCAGTACGTATCCAGTTGAATGTGATGAGATTGTTGAAAGAATTGCTAATTTAGGAGGTACACCGTTAGTTGTTGCTAAAAACAATCAAGTATTAGGTGTTATTTATCTAAAGGATATTGTGAAGTCAGGTGTTAAAGAGCGTTTTGAAGATTTAAGAAGAATGGGTATTAAAACAATTATGATTACTGGGGACAACCCTATGACCGCGGCGGCAATTTCAGCAGAAGCAGGGGTAGATGATTTTCTTGCTGAAGCAACACCAGAAGCAAAATTGGAATTGATTCGTTCGTACCAAGAAGCAGGCCATTTAGTTGCGATGACTGGGGACGGAACGAATGATGCTCCTGCTTTAGCGCAAGCCGATGTGGCAGTGGCGATGAACACAGGGACACAAGCAGCTAAAGAAGCTGGGAATATGATTGATTTAGATTCAAGCCCAACGAAACTGATTGATGTCGTAAGAATTGGCAAACAGTTGTTGATGACTCGTGGTGCCTTAACAACCTTTAGTATTGCAAATGATGTAGCCAAATATTTTGCGATTATTCCAGTATTGTTCTTTGGAATTTATCCACAGCTGGATCGTTTGAATTTAATGCATTTAACCAGTCCAACAAGTGCGATTTTAGCAGCGATTTTGTACAATGCCTTAATTATTGTTGCATTGATTCCACTTTCATTAAAAGGAGTTCAATATAAAGAATTGCCAGCAAGCAAAATTTTACGACATAATTTATTTGTTTATGGTTTAGGTGGTTTAATTGCACCTTTTGTCGCTATCAAATTATTAGATATGCTATTGACCGTGATGGGGTTAGTTTAA
- a CDS encoding potassium-transporting ATPase subunit C: MKIVMPAFKMFLIMSVICGGIYTIALTGIGQLFFPEQANGRVVKVTHNGAEKVIGSTLLGQEFKGAQFLQGRPIGVSNLSGVSSEQKDAVSKRVKQLKQENPNQTGKIPADLVTGSGSGVDPEISLAGANYQVARIAEARGISETIVQKTIEKNTTGELFGKIGEPRVNVLGVNKQLEELKTK, from the coding sequence ATGAAAATTGTGATGCCAGCTTTTAAAATGTTCCTAATAATGAGTGTAATTTGTGGGGGGATCTATACGATTGCTTTAACGGGAATCGGTCAACTGTTCTTCCCAGAACAGGCGAATGGAAGGGTTGTTAAAGTGACCCACAATGGTGCTGAGAAAGTAATTGGCTCAACTTTGTTGGGGCAAGAATTTAAGGGAGCTCAGTTTTTACAAGGTCGACCAATTGGTGTCAGTAATTTATCTGGCGTGAGTTCAGAACAAAAAGATGCCGTCTCAAAACGAGTAAAACAATTAAAACAAGAAAATCCAAACCAAACAGGCAAGATTCCTGCTGATTTAGTGACGGGATCAGGTAGTGGCGTTGATCCAGAAATTTCTCTGGCTGGAGCAAACTATCAAGTTGCTCGAATTGCAGAAGCGAGAGGGATTTCTGAGACTATCGTTCAAAAAACAATCGAAAAGAATACAACTGGGGAACTATTTGGTAAAATAGGAGAACCAAGAGTAAACGTACTTGGTGTAAATAAACAATTAGAAGAGTTAAAAACCAAGTAA
- a CDS encoding sensor histidine kinase has protein sequence MNEENRPNPDQLLLKYGVKSSHHRGKLKVFFGYAAGVGKTYGMLRAAIEQSEAGKNVLVGYVEPHARPETMALLKNLATLPTKTIDYRGMSLEEFDLDSALLAKPELILVDELAHTNIEGSRNRKRYQDIDELLNAGIDVYTTMNVQHLESLNDIVEEITNIHVNETVPDHFFDEAFIKLIDVEPEELVYRLKEGKIYQPHNAKKAMNHFFTLENLKLLREIAIRKAADYIGMENRPDQLLNNKRVQSKLLTYIDDTSKVGAEKCIRWTARLAVAFRAEWVVLFVENDESDGKSTNEQVMKNFELAETLGAETVTLNAHDKVETIIQYAKLTGVTDIIIGKKRRGQNFRKLFKTELEDQLVQELNNVEIHMIPFAEKTDSAKPREIKNSWKPKLFSTSNFLKTILLLVVATLCSEVVTYLGIGDQNVIVVYLLFVLIIARATYGYSYGVFASILSVLLFNWFFVEPLYSLTVYKPGYPITLLIMLAVALFTSNMMIRVKSQARDSIEKEHRMEVIYDLNKDLLRVKSINGIVEITNRYLAQTLERSVIFYTEKPEQKQAYQVEVYDGNHEAQKSLVSESEIAVANWVFNNRKEAGFGSNTLMGASTYYFPLLSQGEAVAVIGVYCLNEAPLTHENLNFLKLISTQISLALERQHLANEQQEILLESEKEKMRGNLLRAISHDLRTPLTGILGASSAMIENKDKFTETLKLQLLTDIKEDSEWLIRMVENLLSVTRIDEGTMKVNKVPEAVEEIAATAVRRIRKRFPQQEIQVKVPTELILVPMDGKLIEQVLINLMENAIRHSGKITPIMVNVLRQGNDVVFEVQDQGLGIKKERLTNLFNPFDGSKVSQGAVPVDAKRGLGIGLSICKTIIAAHNGTISGENNQSKGAVFRFTLPIEPIEEENG, from the coding sequence ATGAATGAAGAAAACCGCCCAAATCCAGATCAATTATTATTGAAATACGGTGTGAAATCCAGTCATCATCGAGGAAAACTCAAGGTCTTCTTTGGATATGCTGCGGGAGTAGGGAAAACCTACGGTATGCTGCGAGCAGCGATTGAACAAAGCGAAGCAGGGAAAAATGTATTGGTGGGATATGTAGAGCCACACGCTCGTCCTGAGACGATGGCGTTGCTGAAAAATTTGGCGACGTTGCCAACCAAAACAATTGATTACCGAGGGATGTCTTTAGAAGAATTTGATTTGGATAGTGCGTTACTTGCTAAACCAGAATTAATTTTAGTGGACGAGTTAGCGCATACGAACATTGAGGGCTCACGCAATCGGAAAAGATACCAAGATATTGATGAGTTGTTAAATGCAGGAATTGATGTCTATACGACGATGAACGTTCAGCATTTAGAAAGCTTAAATGATATTGTGGAAGAAATCACCAATATTCATGTCAACGAAACAGTACCCGATCATTTTTTTGATGAAGCTTTTATTAAACTGATTGATGTTGAACCGGAAGAACTGGTATATCGTCTAAAAGAAGGCAAAATTTATCAGCCTCACAATGCAAAAAAAGCGATGAATCATTTTTTTACACTGGAGAATTTAAAATTATTAAGAGAAATTGCGATTCGAAAAGCGGCGGATTACATTGGTATGGAAAATCGTCCAGATCAGCTGTTAAATAATAAGCGTGTTCAGAGCAAACTTTTAACTTATATTGACGATACCTCTAAAGTAGGGGCAGAAAAATGCATTCGTTGGACAGCCAGATTAGCAGTTGCGTTTCGAGCAGAGTGGGTTGTTTTATTTGTTGAAAATGATGAATCTGATGGGAAATCAACAAATGAACAGGTGATGAAGAATTTTGAATTGGCGGAAACATTAGGCGCTGAAACCGTGACCTTAAATGCTCATGATAAAGTTGAAACTATTATTCAATACGCTAAGTTAACTGGAGTTACGGATATCATTATTGGTAAAAAACGTCGCGGACAAAATTTCCGTAAGCTTTTTAAAACAGAATTGGAAGATCAATTAGTTCAAGAATTGAATAATGTTGAAATTCATATGATTCCTTTTGCGGAGAAAACAGATTCTGCTAAACCAAGAGAGATAAAAAACTCGTGGAAACCAAAACTATTTTCCACCAGTAATTTTTTAAAGACGATTTTATTATTAGTCGTAGCAACGCTTTGCTCAGAAGTTGTCACATATCTGGGGATTGGCGATCAAAATGTGATCGTCGTGTATTTGCTGTTTGTCTTAATTATTGCAAGAGCAACTTATGGGTACAGCTATGGTGTATTTGCCTCTATTTTAAGTGTGCTTTTATTTAACTGGTTTTTCGTTGAACCACTGTATTCGTTAACAGTTTATAAACCAGGGTATCCAATCACGCTCCTGATTATGTTAGCTGTTGCACTCTTTACTAGTAATATGATGATTCGAGTTAAAAGCCAAGCTCGTGATTCCATTGAAAAAGAACACCGAATGGAAGTTATCTACGATTTAAATAAGGATTTGTTACGAGTTAAAAGTATTAATGGCATTGTTGAGATTACCAATCGTTATTTGGCGCAAACTTTGGAACGTAGTGTTATTTTTTATACTGAAAAACCAGAGCAAAAGCAAGCGTATCAAGTTGAGGTCTATGATGGCAATCACGAAGCGCAAAAAAGTTTGGTATCTGAGTCTGAAATAGCTGTAGCTAATTGGGTTTTTAATAACCGTAAGGAAGCCGGTTTTGGAAGCAATACATTAATGGGGGCAAGCACCTATTACTTCCCGTTACTGTCTCAAGGTGAAGCCGTAGCTGTTATTGGCGTCTACTGCTTGAATGAGGCGCCGTTAACTCATGAAAATTTAAATTTTTTAAAGTTGATTAGTACTCAAATTTCATTAGCCTTGGAACGCCAGCATTTAGCAAATGAACAACAAGAAATTTTATTGGAAAGCGAAAAAGAAAAAATGCGAGGCAATTTATTACGGGCGATTTCTCATGATTTACGAACACCGCTAACTGGAATTTTAGGAGCAAGCTCAGCGATGATTGAAAATAAGGATAAATTTACGGAAACATTAAAATTGCAACTTTTAACAGATATTAAAGAGGATTCCGAGTGGCTGATTCGGATGGTAGAAAACCTATTGTCAGTGACGCGAATTGATGAGGGGACTATGAAAGTCAATAAAGTTCCAGAAGCAGTAGAAGAAATTGCTGCAACAGCCGTTCGAAGAATTCGCAAACGTTTCCCCCAACAAGAAATTCAAGTGAAAGTACCAACAGAATTGATTTTAGTCCCGATGGATGGTAAATTGATTGAGCAAGTATTGATCAATTTAATGGAAAATGCCATTCGTCATTCAGGAAAAATCACTCCCATTATGGTGAATGTACTAAGGCAGGGAAACGACGTAGTATTTGAAGTACAAGATCAAGGGTTGGGAATCAAAAAAGAACGTTTAACGAACCTATTTAATCCTTTTGATGGGTCAAAAGTCAGCCAAGGGGCAGTTCCGGTGGATGCTAAAAGAGGCTTGGGGATTGGCCTTTCTATTTGTAAAACGATTATTGCTGCGCATAACGGGACGATTTCTGGGGAAAATAATCAATCGAAAGGTGCAGTTTTTCGTTTTACCTTACCAATTGAACCGATAGAGGAGGAAAACGGATGA
- a CDS encoding response regulator transcription factor → MSPRTILIIEDDPGILNFMSAILKGEDYKIITATEGSQGMSLAATWNPDLIMLDLGLPDMDGLDVLKTIRSWSKTPIMIVSARGHEQEKVAALDEGADDYITKPFGTSELLARIRTALRHGVPMESKESIVENGELVIDFEKRLVKIEGKEVHLTPNEYKIIQLLAKHLGKVLTHDAISKSIWGPYHGDNQTLRVNMSNIRRKLEKNPADPIYITTEIGIGYRMVERT, encoded by the coding sequence ATGAGTCCACGGACCATACTGATTATTGAAGACGATCCAGGTATTTTAAATTTTATGTCTGCAATCTTAAAAGGAGAAGACTATAAAATTATAACGGCTACGGAAGGTTCACAAGGGATGAGCTTAGCAGCAACTTGGAATCCCGATTTAATTATGCTTGATTTAGGTCTGCCGGATATGGATGGTCTAGACGTGCTGAAGACGATTCGAAGTTGGTCTAAAACCCCAATCATGATTGTTTCAGCTCGAGGTCACGAACAAGAAAAAGTAGCGGCTTTAGATGAAGGTGCAGATGATTATATTACTAAACCATTTGGCACTTCAGAGCTTTTAGCACGAATTCGAACAGCTTTGCGCCATGGGGTGCCTATGGAATCAAAAGAAAGCATAGTTGAAAATGGAGAACTGGTGATTGATTTTGAGAAACGTCTTGTGAAAATTGAAGGAAAAGAAGTTCATTTAACTCCAAATGAATACAAAATCATTCAACTCTTAGCGAAACATCTGGGAAAAGTATTAACCCATGATGCAATTTCTAAAAGCATTTGGGGCCCGTATCATGGCGATAACCAAACGTTAAGGGTAAATATGTCAAATATTCGTAGAAAATTGGAAAAAAACCCGGCTGATCCAATCTACATTACCACTGAAATTGGCATTGGCTATCGAATGGTTGAACGAACTTAG
- a CDS encoding iron chaperone: MIEKSQEITTYIQQFPTEIQERMETIRDLIHQEAPTATETISYGIPTFVLKKNLVHFAAYQKHIGFYPTPSAIRVFSEQLQDYQTSKGTIQLPNNKALPLELIRQIIRYRVKENQAL; this comes from the coding sequence ATGATTGAAAAAAGCCAAGAAATCACCACTTATATTCAACAATTTCCTACTGAAATTCAGGAACGAATGGAAACGATCAGAGACTTGATTCATCAAGAAGCACCTACAGCGACAGAAACCATAAGCTATGGGATTCCAACCTTTGTATTAAAAAAGAATTTGGTTCATTTTGCAGCCTATCAAAAGCACATTGGTTTTTATCCAACTCCAAGTGCAATACGGGTGTTTTCAGAACAACTGCAAGACTATCAGACCTCCAAGGGAACCATTCAACTGCCAAACAATAAGGCGTTGCCACTAGAATTAATTCGTCAAATTATTCGCTATAGAGTCAAGGAAAACCAAGCACTGTAA
- a CDS encoding alpha/beta fold hydrolase, with translation MKISVRHRFIKKIPVLEVVPEEFKLLPLPLVIYYHGWQSSKELTLTQARKMAKKGIRVILPDAMNHGERRSGPISPIPSITFWSSIQYNLVEFSQLTHFFRKQDLILKDRIGVGGVSMGGITTCGLLTQHPEIQVAASMMGTPAPMDYVALVSKTAKERGVFIPEDLPLLLSWIKYYDLSKKPEKLAKRPVLFWHGTEDEKIPYQEVAHFYQRIKEEPYAENSQFITAEKERHLIRGEVMDQVAQFFATQFHL, from the coding sequence ATGAAAATCAGTGTACGACATCGTTTTATTAAAAAAATCCCAGTTTTAGAAGTAGTTCCAGAAGAATTTAAACTATTGCCGTTGCCGTTGGTGATTTATTATCATGGTTGGCAGTCGTCGAAAGAGTTAACATTAACGCAAGCAAGAAAGATGGCTAAAAAAGGAATTCGTGTTATTTTACCAGATGCAATGAATCACGGCGAGCGAAGAAGTGGCCCTATTTCTCCAATTCCGTCGATTACATTTTGGTCGAGCATTCAATATAATTTAGTTGAATTTTCTCAATTAACTCATTTTTTTCGCAAACAAGACTTGATTTTGAAGGATAGGATTGGCGTAGGAGGTGTTTCTATGGGAGGGATCACAACTTGCGGTTTGTTAACACAGCACCCAGAAATTCAAGTCGCTGCTTCTATGATGGGAACGCCAGCTCCGATGGATTATGTAGCGCTTGTTTCAAAAACGGCTAAGGAGCGAGGCGTCTTTATTCCAGAAGATTTACCGTTATTATTGAGTTGGATTAAGTACTATGATTTATCCAAAAAACCTGAAAAATTAGCTAAACGACCTGTGTTATTTTGGCATGGGACAGAGGATGAAAAGATTCCTTATCAAGAAGTAGCTCATTTTTATCAACGTATTAAAGAGGAGCCCTATGCTGAAAATAGCCAATTTATTACAGCTGAAAAAGAACGTCATTTAATTCGAGGAGAAGTGATGGATCAAGTGGCTCAGTTTTTTGCAACGCAATTTCATCTGTAA